One Pseudomonas sp. FP1742 genomic window carries:
- a CDS encoding HAD family phosphatase: MRLALFDLDNTLLGGDSDHAWGDYLCERGFLDAVAYKARNDEFYQDYLAGKLDNDAYLNFCLEVLGRTEMATLDQWHLDYMRDCIEPIVLPKGLELLAQHREAGDKLVIITATNRFVTGPIATRLGVETLIATECEMIDGRYSGRSTDVPCFREGKVTRLTRWLEETGHSLENSYFYSDSMNDLALLEIVSNPIAVDPDPNLRAEAEKRGWPVISLRN; the protein is encoded by the coding sequence ATGCGGCTGGCTTTATTCGACTTGGACAACACGCTTCTGGGCGGTGACAGTGACCACGCCTGGGGCGATTATCTGTGCGAACGCGGTTTCCTCGACGCCGTCGCCTACAAGGCGCGCAACGACGAGTTCTATCAGGATTACCTGGCCGGCAAGCTGGATAACGACGCGTACCTGAACTTCTGCCTGGAAGTCCTCGGTCGCACCGAAATGGCTACGCTGGATCAATGGCACCTGGACTACATGCGCGACTGCATCGAACCGATCGTGCTGCCCAAGGGCCTCGAACTGTTGGCCCAACACCGTGAGGCCGGCGACAAGCTGGTGATCATCACCGCCACCAATCGCTTTGTGACCGGGCCGATTGCCACGCGCTTGGGCGTCGAGACCCTGATCGCCACCGAATGCGAAATGATCGACGGACGGTACAGCGGGCGCAGCACCGATGTCCCGTGCTTCCGTGAAGGCAAGGTGACCCGGTTGACTCGTTGGCTGGAAGAGACCGGCCACAGCCTGGAAAACAGCTATTTCTACAGCGACTCGATGAACGACTTGGCGTTGCTGGAGATAGTGAGCAACCCGATCGCTGTCGATCCGGATCCGAACCTGCGCGCCGAGGCCGAGAAACGTGGCTGGCCGGTGATTTCGTTGCGCAACTGA
- a CDS encoding DUF2269 domain-containing protein, whose product METLTALKIAHGVATVLLLISALGLAIWVWRTRRNGDATAPARTLQRPQVFIWLLMGLALLSMPFTGWWMVHLVGWPLGQTWLLASSVLYTVAVLGWFWLVVRLNRLRKAPTAGNGKFTLALALFSFVCIVAIAGLMGAKPV is encoded by the coding sequence ATGGAAACGTTAACCGCCCTCAAAATCGCCCATGGCGTGGCGACGGTGCTGCTGTTGATCAGCGCGCTGGGGCTGGCAATCTGGGTCTGGCGTACTCGCCGTAACGGTGATGCGACGGCGCCTGCGCGCACCTTGCAACGACCGCAGGTGTTCATCTGGCTATTGATGGGCCTGGCGCTGCTGAGCATGCCATTCACCGGTTGGTGGATGGTGCATCTGGTGGGCTGGCCGTTGGGGCAGACCTGGCTGCTGGCGTCCAGTGTGCTCTACACCGTGGCGGTGCTGGGCTGGTTCTGGCTGGTGGTGCGGCTCAATCGGCTGCGCAAGGCGCCGACGGCGGGGAATGGGAAGTTTACCTTGGCGTTGGCGCTGTTCAGTTTTGTCTGCATTGTCGCCATTGCGGGGTTGATGGGGGCCAAGCCGGTTTAA
- the ilvA gene encoding threonine ammonia-lyase, biosynthetic, which translates to MLEQYVKKILTSRVYDVAVETPLQIARQLSERLGNEIWLKREDLQPVFSFKIRGAYNKLTQLSDEERARGVVTASAGNHAQGLALAAKVLGVKATIVMPKTTPEIKVEGVRSRGGKVVLHGDSFPEALAYSLKLVDEKGYVYIHPYDDPHTIAGQGTVAMEILRQHPGRLDAIFVPVGGGGLIAGITAYVKYLRPDIKIIGVEPDDSNCLQAAMAAGERVVLPTVGLFADGVAVAQIGQHTFDICKDYVDEVITVSTDEICAAIKDIYDDTRSITEPAGALGVAGIKKYVEQHGVTGHTFVAIDSGANVNFDRLRHVAERAELGEGREAIIAVTIPEKPGSFKAFCEAIGKRQITEFNYRYNTGSEAHIFVGVQTHPENDPRSALLASLTEQGFPVLDLTDNELAKLHIRHMVGGRAVHVVDEVVLRFEFPERPGALFNFLNKLGGRWNISMFHYRNHGAADGRVVAGLQVPHDERHLVPAALEEIGYPYWDESDNPAYQLFLG; encoded by the coding sequence ATGCTCGAACAGTACGTCAAAAAGATCCTCACCTCGCGCGTTTATGACGTTGCCGTAGAAACCCCATTGCAGATTGCCCGCCAGCTCTCCGAGCGGCTGGGTAATGAAATCTGGCTCAAGCGTGAAGACTTGCAGCCGGTGTTCTCGTTCAAGATTCGCGGCGCTTACAACAAGCTGACGCAACTGAGCGACGAAGAGCGTGCTCGCGGCGTGGTCACTGCTTCGGCGGGCAACCATGCGCAAGGCCTGGCCCTGGCGGCCAAGGTCCTGGGCGTGAAAGCGACCATCGTGATGCCCAAGACCACCCCGGAGATCAAGGTCGAAGGCGTGCGCTCGCGCGGCGGCAAAGTGGTGCTGCACGGGGATTCGTTCCCGGAAGCCCTGGCCTACTCGCTGAAACTGGTCGACGAAAAAGGTTACGTCTACATTCACCCCTACGACGATCCCCACACCATTGCCGGGCAGGGCACGGTGGCCATGGAGATTCTGCGCCAGCACCCGGGGCGTCTGGATGCGATTTTCGTTCCGGTGGGCGGCGGCGGGCTGATCGCCGGGATCACGGCGTACGTGAAATACCTGCGCCCGGATATCAAGATCATCGGCGTCGAACCGGATGACTCCAATTGCCTGCAAGCCGCGATGGCGGCCGGCGAGCGTGTGGTGCTGCCGACCGTGGGCCTCTTCGCCGATGGCGTCGCCGTGGCGCAGATCGGCCAGCACACTTTCGATATCTGCAAGGATTACGTTGATGAAGTGATCACCGTCAGCACCGATGAAATCTGTGCGGCGATCAAGGATATCTACGACGATACCCGCTCGATCACCGAGCCTGCCGGCGCCTTGGGCGTGGCCGGGATCAAAAAGTATGTCGAGCAACACGGCGTCACCGGTCACACCTTCGTGGCTATCGATTCCGGCGCCAACGTCAACTTCGACCGCCTGCGCCATGTTGCCGAGCGCGCCGAACTGGGCGAGGGCCGCGAAGCGATCATCGCCGTGACCATCCCCGAGAAGCCGGGCAGCTTCAAGGCGTTCTGCGAGGCCATCGGCAAGCGCCAGATCACCGAATTCAACTACCGCTATAACACTGGCAGCGAAGCGCACATCTTTGTCGGCGTGCAGACGCATCCGGAAAACGACCCGCGCAGCGCGCTGCTTGCCAGCCTCACCGAGCAGGGTTTCCCGGTGCTCGACCTGACCGACAACGAACTGGCCAAGTTGCACATCCGCCACATGGTCGGCGGGCGTGCCGTCCATGTGGTCGATGAAGTGGTGCTGCGCTTCGAGTTTCCGGAGCGCCCGGGTGCGTTGTTCAACTTCCTCAACAAGCTCGGCGGGCGCTGGAACATTTCGATGTTCCACTATCGTAACCATGGCGCGGCGGATGGCCGAGTGGTCGCGGGCCTGCAAGTGCCGCACGACGAGCGTCATCTGGTGCCGGCGGCGCTGGAAGAAATCGGCTACCCGTACTGGGACGAAAGCGACAACCCCGCTTATCAGCTGTTTCTCGGCTGA
- the rpiA gene encoding ribose-5-phosphate isomerase RpiA — MTQDQLKQAVAQAAVDFILPKLDDKSIVGVGTGSTANCFIDALAKHKGAFDGAVASSEATAARLKGHGIPVYELNTVSNLEFYVDGADESDEHLHLIKGGGAALTREKIVAAVAKTFICIADASKLVPVLGAFPLPVEVIPMARSHVARELVKLGGDPVYREGVLTDNGNIILDVHNMQITNPVELEAQINAIVGVVTNGLFAARPADLLLLGTSEGVKTLRAQ; from the coding sequence ATGACCCAGGATCAACTCAAACAGGCAGTGGCTCAAGCCGCCGTCGACTTCATCCTCCCGAAACTCGACGACAAGAGCATCGTCGGGGTCGGCACCGGCTCCACCGCCAACTGCTTCATCGACGCCCTGGCCAAGCACAAAGGCGCGTTTGATGGTGCAGTTGCCAGCTCCGAAGCCACCGCTGCGCGCCTCAAGGGCCACGGCATTCCGGTGTACGAACTCAATACCGTCAGCAATCTGGAGTTCTACGTCGACGGCGCCGACGAAAGCGACGAGCACCTGCACCTGATCAAGGGCGGTGGCGCGGCCCTGACCCGCGAGAAAATCGTCGCGGCCGTGGCCAAAACCTTCATCTGCATCGCCGACGCCAGCAAACTGGTGCCGGTCCTCGGTGCATTCCCTTTGCCGGTGGAAGTGATCCCGATGGCCCGCAGCCACGTGGCCCGCGAACTGGTGAAGCTCGGCGGCGACCCGGTTTACCGTGAAGGCGTGCTGACCGACAACGGCAACATCATCCTCGACGTGCACAACATGCAGATCACCAACCCGGTGGAGCTGGAAGCACAGATCAACGCCATCGTTGGCGTCGTCACCAATGGCTTGTTCGCGGCCCGTCCGGCCGACTTGCTGCTGCTGGGCACGAGTGAAGGCGTGAAGACCCTGCGCGCCCAGTAA
- a CDS encoding SdiA-regulated domain-containing protein, which produces MAIESLPKLKTARRSRFVMRWYSWLLLVAVAAYGLAFAMHWDDRGVLWVKERFESPAERKESVWLPDYRAVIDAKLLPGMEKDEASDVSYDPQTKTLFSVMGKNPFLVELTLQGDVLRKMPLVGWSNPEGVTVMGNGLLAITDEREHLLSIVKVDADTRELNIANFPKYDLGPSKNQNKGFEAVVWDARRQQLLLGEERPPALFSWKSDGSQILKGDKQKLSSDELDVRNLSALAIDPRTGRTLVLSADSHLLLELDEKGEQVSFMTLLGGFNGLKKTIPRAEGVAMDEAGTLYMVSEPNLFYVFKKPAQN; this is translated from the coding sequence ATGGCCATCGAATCGCTGCCCAAGCTGAAAACTGCCCGCCGCTCGCGTTTTGTCATGCGTTGGTATTCCTGGCTTTTACTGGTGGCGGTCGCTGCTTATGGCCTTGCGTTTGCGATGCATTGGGATGATCGCGGTGTGCTCTGGGTGAAGGAGCGCTTCGAAAGCCCTGCCGAACGCAAAGAGAGTGTCTGGCTGCCGGACTATCGGGCGGTGATCGACGCCAAACTGCTGCCGGGCATGGAGAAGGACGAAGCATCGGACGTGTCTTACGATCCGCAGACCAAAACCCTGTTCTCCGTGATGGGCAAGAATCCGTTCCTGGTCGAGCTGACGTTGCAAGGCGACGTGTTGCGCAAAATGCCGCTGGTGGGTTGGAGCAACCCGGAAGGGGTGACGGTAATGGGCAATGGTTTGCTGGCGATTACCGATGAGCGCGAACACCTGCTCTCGATCGTCAAGGTCGATGCCGATACGCGCGAGCTGAACATCGCCAATTTCCCGAAATACGATCTTGGCCCCTCGAAAAACCAGAATAAAGGCTTCGAAGCCGTCGTCTGGGATGCCCGTCGCCAGCAACTGCTGCTGGGTGAAGAGCGTCCACCTGCGCTGTTCAGCTGGAAAAGCGATGGCAGCCAGATCCTCAAGGGTGACAAGCAAAAACTGTCCAGCGACGAACTGGATGTCCGCAACCTGTCAGCCCTGGCCATCGATCCGCGCACCGGCCGCACCCTGGTGCTGTCCGCCGACTCTCACTTGTTGCTGGAACTGGACGAGAAGGGTGAGCAAGTCAGTTTCATGACCTTGCTCGGTGGTTTCAACGGCCTGAAGAAAACCATTCCCCGTGCCGAAGGCGTGGCCATGGACGAAGCAGGCACGCTGTACATGGTGAGCGAGCCGAACCTGTTCTACGTCTTCAAAAAACCAGCGCAAAACTAA
- a CDS encoding fumarylacetoacetate hydrolase family protein, protein MSYQHQYVDGTRIHFPLGKVVCIGRNYAEHAKELDNPVPTEPLLFIKPGSCVVPLEGGFSIPTERGSVHYEAEIAVLIGKPLSTRPSREEVLDAISGFAPALDLTLRDKQAELKAKGLPWEIAKSFDGAAVIAPFVAGSTFADLTDIGIRLTINGEVRQDGNSKDMLNPIVPMIQYMAGCFSLQAGDVILTGTPVGVGPLNVGDELVLELPGVSRFTSSVL, encoded by the coding sequence ATGAGCTATCAGCACCAGTATGTCGACGGCACGCGTATTCACTTCCCGCTGGGGAAAGTGGTGTGCATCGGCCGTAACTACGCCGAACACGCCAAGGAACTGGACAACCCGGTGCCCACCGAACCTCTGCTGTTCATCAAGCCCGGCAGTTGCGTGGTGCCGCTGGAAGGCGGTTTCAGCATTCCGACCGAACGTGGTTCGGTGCACTACGAAGCGGAAATCGCCGTGTTGATCGGCAAGCCATTGTCGACCAGGCCGAGCCGTGAAGAAGTGCTGGATGCGATCTCCGGCTTCGCCCCGGCCCTGGACCTGACCCTGCGTGACAAACAGGCCGAGCTGAAAGCCAAGGGCCTACCGTGGGAAATCGCCAAGTCCTTCGACGGCGCGGCGGTGATTGCGCCGTTCGTGGCCGGCAGCACGTTTGCCGACCTGACCGACATCGGCATCCGTCTGACCATCAACGGCGAAGTCCGCCAGGATGGCAACAGCAAGGACATGCTCAATCCGATCGTGCCGATGATCCAGTACATGGCCGGCTGCTTCTCGCTGCAGGCCGGGGATGTGATCCTCACCGGCACGCCGGTGGGCGTTGGTCCGCTGAATGTCGGTGATGAACTGGTACTCGAATTGCCGGGTGTCAGCCGCTTTACCAGCAGCGTTCTCTGA
- a CDS encoding FAD-binding oxidoreductase translates to MTNPALIDELKTLVEPGKVLTDADSLNAYGKDWTKHFAPAPTAIVFPKTTEQVQAIVRWANEHKVALVPSGGRTGLSAAAVAANGEVVVSFDYMNQILDVNLTDRTAVCQPGVVTEQLQNKAEEHGLYYPVDFASAGSSQIGGNIGTNAGGIKVIRYGMTRNWVAGMKVVTGKGDLLELNKDLIKNATGYDLRQLFIGAEGTLGFVVEATMRLDRAPKNLTAMVLGTADFDSIMPVLHAFQSKLDLTAFEFFSDKALAKVMARGDVPAPFESDCPFYALLEFEATTDEVANHALETFEHCVEQGWVLDGVMSQSETQLQNLWKLREYISETISHWTPYKNDISVTVSKVPAFLKEIDAIVGEHYPDFEIVWFGHIGDGNLHLNILKPDNLSKDEFFAKCATVNKWVFETVEKYNGSISAEHGVGMTKRDYLTYSRSPVEIEYMKAVKAVFDPNGIMNPGKIFAV, encoded by the coding sequence ATGACCAATCCTGCGCTGATTGATGAGCTGAAGACCCTGGTTGAGCCTGGCAAGGTGCTGACCGACGCCGACTCCCTGAACGCTTACGGCAAGGATTGGACCAAACATTTCGCGCCGGCCCCGACGGCCATTGTGTTTCCCAAGACCACCGAGCAGGTCCAGGCCATTGTCCGTTGGGCCAATGAACACAAGGTTGCCCTGGTGCCGTCCGGCGGTCGTACCGGGCTTTCTGCCGCAGCAGTGGCGGCCAATGGCGAAGTGGTCGTGTCCTTTGACTACATGAACCAGATTCTCGACGTGAACCTGACCGATCGCACGGCGGTTTGTCAGCCGGGCGTGGTCACCGAACAATTGCAGAACAAGGCCGAAGAGCACGGTCTGTACTACCCGGTGGACTTCGCTTCGGCAGGTTCCAGTCAGATTGGCGGCAATATCGGCACCAATGCCGGCGGGATCAAGGTCATTCGCTACGGCATGACCCGCAACTGGGTGGCCGGCATGAAAGTCGTCACCGGCAAGGGCGATCTGCTGGAACTGAACAAAGACCTGATCAAGAACGCCACCGGCTACGACCTGCGTCAACTGTTCATCGGCGCCGAAGGCACCCTGGGCTTTGTCGTCGAAGCCACCATGCGTCTTGATCGTGCACCGAAGAACCTCACCGCGATGGTCCTCGGCACCGCCGATTTCGATTCGATCATGCCGGTGTTGCATGCATTCCAGAGCAAGCTTGACCTGACGGCGTTCGAATTCTTCTCCGATAAAGCCCTGGCCAAGGTCATGGCGCGCGGCGACGTGCCGGCCCCGTTCGAATCCGACTGCCCGTTCTATGCGCTGCTGGAATTCGAAGCGACCACCGATGAAGTGGCCAACCACGCCCTGGAAACCTTCGAACATTGCGTCGAGCAGGGTTGGGTGCTGGATGGTGTGATGAGCCAGAGCGAAACCCAGTTGCAGAACCTCTGGAAGCTGCGCGAGTACATCTCCGAAACTATCTCCCACTGGACGCCGTACAAAAACGACATTTCGGTCACTGTGTCGAAAGTCCCGGCGTTCCTGAAGGAAATCGACGCGATCGTCGGTGAACACTACCCGGACTTCGAAATTGTCTGGTTCGGCCATATCGGCGACGGCAACCTGCACTTGAACATCCTCAAGCCGGATAACCTGAGCAAGGACGAGTTCTTCGCCAAGTGCGCTACCGTGAACAAGTGGGTGTTTGAAACCGTCGAGAAGTACAACGGTTCGATTTCCGCCGAACATGGCGTGGGCATGACCAAGCGTGATTACTTGACCTACAGTCGCTCGCCGGTTGAGATCGAGTACATGAAAGCCGTCAAGGCGGTGTTCGATCCGAACGGGATCATGAACCCGGGCAAGATTTTCGCTGTTTGA
- the serA gene encoding phosphoglycerate dehydrogenase, which produces MSKTSLDKSKIKFLLLEGVHQSAVDVLKAAGYTSIEYLTGSLPEAQLKEKIADAHFIGIRSRTQLTEEIFDHAKKLVAVGCFCIGTNQVDLNAARERGIAVFNAPYSNTRSVAELVLAEAILLLRGIPEKNASCHRGGWIKSAANSFEIRGKKLGIVGYGSIGTQLSVLAEGLGMQVYFYDTVTKLPLGNATQVGNLHELLGMSDIVTLHVPETAATQWMIGEKEIRAIKKGGILINAARGTVVELDALADAIKDKHLIGAAIDVFPVEPRSNEEEFESPLRGLDNVILTPHIGGSTAEAQANIGLEVAEKLVKYSDNGTSVSSVNFPEVALPAHPGKHRLLHIHENIPGVMSEINKVFAENGINISGQFLQTNEKVGYVVIDVDAEYSDLAQEKLQHINGTIRCRVLF; this is translated from the coding sequence ATGAGCAAGACTTCTCTCGATAAGAGCAAGATCAAGTTCCTTCTTCTCGAAGGCGTCCACCAATCGGCTGTCGACGTCCTCAAGGCGGCGGGCTACACCAGCATCGAGTACCTCACGGGTTCTCTGCCGGAAGCCCAGCTGAAGGAAAAGATCGCTGATGCTCACTTCATCGGCATTCGCTCCCGCACTCAACTGACCGAAGAGATCTTCGATCACGCGAAGAAGCTGGTGGCTGTCGGCTGTTTCTGCATCGGCACCAACCAGGTCGACCTCAACGCGGCTCGCGAACGCGGCATCGCGGTATTCAACGCGCCGTACTCCAACACTCGCTCCGTAGCCGAGCTGGTGCTGGCCGAGGCGATCCTGTTGCTGCGCGGCATCCCTGAGAAGAACGCTTCCTGCCACCGTGGCGGCTGGATCAAAAGCGCAGCCAACTCCTTCGAAATCCGGGGCAAGAAGCTGGGTATCGTCGGTTACGGCTCGATCGGTACGCAACTGTCGGTCCTGGCGGAAGGCTTAGGGATGCAGGTGTACTTCTACGACACCGTGACCAAGCTGCCACTGGGTAACGCCACCCAGGTCGGTAACCTGCACGAGTTGCTGGGCATGTCCGACATCGTCACCCTGCACGTTCCGGAAACCGCTGCCACCCAGTGGATGATCGGCGAGAAGGAAATCCGCGCCATCAAGAAGGGCGGCATCCTGATCAACGCCGCTCGCGGCACCGTGGTCGAGCTGGACGCCCTGGCGGACGCGATCAAGGACAAGCACCTGATCGGCGCGGCCATCGACGTCTTCCCGGTGGAACCACGCTCCAACGAAGAAGAGTTCGAAAGCCCGCTGCGTGGCCTGGACAACGTGATCCTGACCCCGCACATCGGCGGTTCCACCGCTGAAGCGCAGGCCAACATCGGTCTGGAAGTAGCGGAAAAACTGGTCAAGTACAGCGACAACGGTACTTCGGTATCGTCCGTGAACTTCCCGGAAGTGGCCCTGCCGGCTCACCCTGGCAAGCACCGTCTACTGCACATCCACGAGAACATTCCGGGTGTGATGAGCGAGATCAACAAGGTCTTCGCCGAAAACGGCATCAACATTTCCGGTCAGTTCCTGCAGACCAACGAGAAAGTCGGCTACGTCGTGATCGACGTCGATGCCGAATACTCGGACCTCGCGCAAGAGAAGCTGCAGCACATCAACGGCACCATTCGTTGCCGCGTGTTGTTCTGA
- a CDS encoding DUF4399 domain-containing protein, with amino-acid sequence MKSFMSRAALAGVLMGVSALAGAATPAPKGAEVFIVSPADGATVAQTFTVKFGVKEIALAPAGDPTKNTGHHHLLIDVDKLPAAGAPIPMDANHMHFGKAQTQAEIKLAPGKHTLQLELGDSGHMPFDPPIVSKKITVNVK; translated from the coding sequence ATGAAAAGCTTTATGTCACGTGCAGCATTGGCTGGTGTGCTGATGGGTGTTTCGGCGCTGGCCGGGGCCGCCACCCCGGCTCCGAAGGGGGCAGAAGTGTTCATCGTATCTCCCGCAGACGGAGCCACGGTCGCGCAAACCTTTACCGTGAAATTCGGCGTCAAGGAAATCGCGCTGGCGCCAGCGGGCGATCCCACCAAAAACACTGGGCACCACCATCTGCTGATCGATGTCGACAAACTACCGGCTGCCGGGGCTCCGATTCCAATGGATGCCAACCATATGCACTTCGGCAAAGCACAGACCCAGGCTGAAATCAAACTTGCCCCGGGCAAGCACACCTTGCAGCTCGAACTGGGCGACAGCGGCCACATGCCGTTCGATCCGCCGATCGTTTCGAAGAAAATCACCGTGAATGTGAAGTAA
- a CDS encoding transporter substrate-binding domain-containing protein — protein MRFLPGLICLLPLLSPLAHAELMDDVNDRGELRIALEANTPPFNFKEGDKLTGFEVELGQLLANELDVRPDFVVTDSGDLLGGVESGKYDVAINHIALTPDLKDRFDFSEPYIHTDAQLIAQKEEQPRSILLVQSLTEQKPKATPVSLAIPFQKGNPAFHASLENALQRIKADGRLEGLEQKWFGVDADVAPKP, from the coding sequence ATGCGCTTTTTGCCTGGCCTGATCTGCCTGCTACCCCTTTTGAGTCCTTTGGCTCATGCCGAACTGATGGACGATGTAAACGACCGCGGCGAATTGCGCATTGCCCTTGAGGCTAATACACCGCCCTTCAATTTCAAGGAAGGCGACAAACTGACCGGGTTCGAGGTCGAGTTGGGTCAATTGCTGGCCAATGAGCTGGATGTACGACCCGACTTCGTCGTCACCGACTCCGGCGATCTGTTGGGCGGCGTCGAAAGCGGCAAATATGACGTTGCCATCAATCACATAGCACTGACCCCGGACCTGAAGGATCGTTTCGACTTCAGCGAACCTTACATTCATACCGATGCGCAATTGATCGCGCAGAAAGAAGAGCAACCGCGCTCAATCCTGTTGGTGCAGTCGCTGACGGAGCAAAAACCGAAAGCCACCCCTGTGAGCCTGGCGATTCCGTTTCAGAAGGGTAATCCGGCGTTTCATGCCAGCCTTGAGAATGCATTGCAGCGGATCAAGGCCGATGGCCGGCTGGAGGGACTGGAGCAGAAATGGTTTGGGGTGGATGCAGATGTGGCGCCGAAACCATAA
- a CDS encoding DUF523 domain-containing protein, with protein MQKILVSRCLLGHRVRYDGGASGPFDLLQQWIAEGRVVPLCPEVAGGLPTPRAAAEIPGGQGGEVLDGHASVITTEGEDVSAAFLSGAYQALELVRQHGIHIAVLKANSPSCGNLLTYDGTFSGVKVSGEGVTAALLKRNGVQVFSELELLQAAQALAALT; from the coding sequence ATGCAAAAGATTCTGGTAAGTCGTTGTTTGCTCGGCCACCGCGTCCGTTACGACGGCGGGGCCAGCGGACCGTTCGATCTGTTGCAACAGTGGATTGCCGAAGGCCGGGTGGTGCCATTGTGCCCGGAAGTCGCCGGCGGCTTGCCGACACCCAGGGCCGCTGCGGAAATTCCCGGTGGGCAGGGCGGTGAAGTACTTGATGGCCATGCATCGGTCATCACCACCGAGGGCGAGGACGTCAGTGCCGCGTTTCTTTCGGGGGCTTATCAAGCGCTGGAACTGGTGCGGCAACATGGCATCCACATTGCCGTGCTCAAGGCCAACAGCCCGTCCTGCGGGAATCTGCTGACCTATGACGGGACATTCAGTGGCGTGAAGGTCAGCGGTGAGGGCGTGACTGCCGCGTTGCTCAAGCGCAATGGTGTGCAAGTCTTCAGCGAACTGGAGTTGCTGCAAGCGGCGCAGGCTTTGGCAGCCCTGACCTGA
- a CDS encoding 2OG-Fe(II) oxygenase: MRAMHIPSDHPLLLRIVDDLAARGWSRQNIFLPLDLTRALAAECRKRAAEGELAPAAVGRGPFSEIREGIRGDHIQWIEPGQAEACDSYLGLMDSLREAMNRGLFLGLEDFESHFALYPPGAFYLKHVDRFRDDDRRMVSAVIYLNEAWLPEHGGQLRMYLDEGVEHDVVPTGGCLVVFLSGEVPHEVLPATRERLSLTGWFRRRGNEPF; this comes from the coding sequence ATGCGCGCCATGCACATACCCTCTGATCACCCGCTGCTGTTACGTATCGTCGACGACTTGGCTGCGCGCGGCTGGTCGCGGCAGAATATTTTCCTGCCTCTGGATCTGACCCGGGCGTTGGCGGCCGAGTGCCGCAAACGCGCCGCCGAAGGCGAACTTGCACCCGCTGCCGTGGGGCGCGGGCCGTTTTCGGAGATCCGCGAGGGCATTCGCGGCGACCATATCCAGTGGATCGAACCCGGTCAGGCCGAAGCCTGCGACAGTTACCTGGGGTTGATGGACAGCCTGCGTGAGGCGATGAATCGCGGTTTGTTCCTGGGCCTGGAAGATTTTGAAAGCCATTTCGCCCTGTACCCGCCCGGCGCTTTCTACCTCAAGCATGTCGACCGTTTCCGCGATGACGACCGGCGCATGGTGTCGGCGGTGATCTACCTCAATGAGGCCTGGTTGCCCGAGCACGGCGGTCAGTTGCGCATGTACCTGGATGAAGGCGTCGAACACGATGTGGTGCCTACCGGCGGATGCCTGGTGGTGTTCCTGTCCGGCGAGGTGCCCCATGAAGTCCTGCCCGCGACCCGGGAGCGCCTGTCGTTGACGGGCTGGTTCCGCCGTCGTGGCAACGAGCCGTTCTGA
- a CDS encoding DUF2059 domain-containing protein, whose product MRRLLFSLLMFCVLPAWADGHDQLYKVAGWPEQRAHFNDALSAAQQRYQNSLPPAVFQALVDNSNLRFAPKAMDQRAEAQLRKKLADPKPALTFFQSPLGKKIVAAELLATRRDQLAKNAKGLPKMQASDTRQLIIGHLAQALPAREAGAEVSLAIAGVAADSLSSMIPGLLGNGQAQGMLNGQRQRLMEQIGADLNNTLLYVYRDLSDDELEEFSTFAESSEGKAYYQAALAAIRAGLAVGQSTSSLTQ is encoded by the coding sequence ATGCGTCGCTTGCTTTTCTCACTGTTGATGTTCTGCGTTTTGCCCGCCTGGGCGGACGGCCACGACCAGTTGTACAAGGTCGCCGGTTGGCCAGAACAACGCGCGCATTTCAACGACGCTCTCTCGGCCGCTCAGCAGCGCTATCAGAACAGCTTGCCACCGGCAGTGTTCCAAGCCCTGGTCGACAACAGCAATCTACGGTTCGCCCCCAAGGCCATGGACCAGCGCGCCGAAGCGCAACTGCGCAAGAAGCTCGCCGACCCGAAACCTGCGCTGACCTTCTTTCAATCGCCCCTGGGCAAGAAAATCGTCGCCGCCGAACTGCTGGCGACCCGTCGCGATCAATTGGCGAAAAACGCCAAGGGCTTGCCGAAGATGCAGGCCAGCGATACCCGTCAACTGATCATCGGCCACCTGGCCCAGGCCCTGCCCGCCCGCGAGGCCGGCGCCGAGGTCAGCCTGGCGATCGCAGGCGTCGCGGCCGACAGCCTGAGTTCGATGATCCCCGGCCTGCTCGGCAACGGTCAGGCTCAAGGCATGTTGAACGGTCAGCGCCAGCGCCTGATGGAGCAGATCGGCGCCGACCTGAACAACACGCTGCTGTATGTCTATCGCGACCTGTCGGATGACGAACTGGAAGAGTTTTCGACCTTTGCCGAGTCCTCTGAAGGCAAGGCTTATTACCAAGCGGCATTGGCGGCGATTCGGGCGGGGTTGGCGGTGGGGCAAAGTACGTCGAGCCTGACCCAGTAA